The Malus domestica chromosome 10, GDT2T_hap1 genome contains a region encoding:
- the LOC139188689 gene encoding uncharacterized protein has translation MNALPGHRPNQTYLEIARSHGVTELRSVGNGEEAEQWLEKMEDTLEAMKCQLNEWASTAGFFIQGDARSWWKSTKVSRPLGSWMTWATFRKRFIAYFLSPNYRLKKRQEYLEFRQGDLSITEFDSTFRRLARHHDGTYDNSQAQMDQAIIALNQEYRTLYGLHYRGSCGMTVVVCHMCGGSGHFVRDCPSAPFGNFTSGPNYSRYRPVQNVGARQSYDGSGSSNQSYGSSTNQNFGGIRVMQLDGRGSQNFRGSDSRSTQFSTQQQAGTSSGSSNQMNRAGRSSRGRGGRNNNAGYQVHGRMNAMTQQEAKQDPRVIIGFDMLIQMPSGELFCAQWQYQNCPVIVEGENLEVDLIPFKLAKFDVILRMDWLSKHRPNVTCWEKIVTFNRPGLPAVSIMGEQRVLPNSIISAIQATRLLNKGCVGFLAHVVVKDESSLRPEDVPVVRNFIDDLPGLPHTREIEFTIDLLPGTNPISLAPYQMASAELRELKIQLQELVNKGYIQPTKSPWGAPVLFVRKNDGSMRLCVDYRQLNQVTVKNHYPLPRIDDLFDQLKGAQVFSKIDLRSSYHQLRIREDDVPKTAFRTRYGHYEFRVMPFGLTNAPAKFMDLMNKVFRPYLDRFVIVFIDDILIYSKSVIEHKKHLRLVLERLRDD, from the exons ATGAATGCTCTTCCGGGTCATAGACCGAATCAGACGTATTTAGAAATTGCTAGAAGTCATGGAGTTACTGAGTTAAGATCTGTGGGGAATGGTGAGGAGGCTGAGCAGTGGTTAGAGAAAATGGAGGATACTTTAGAGGCTATGAAATGTCAGTTAAATGAGTGGGCGAGTACTGCAGGTTTCTTTATTCAGGGTGATGCTAGGAGTTGGTGGAAATCAACGAAGGTATCTCGTCCACTTGGTTCTTGGATGACTTGGGCTACCTTCAGGAAACGTTTTATTGCTTATTTTCTAAGCCCCAACTACAGATTGAAAAAAAGGCAGGAGTATTTAGAGTTCCGACAGGGTGACCTCAGCATCACAGAATTTGACAGTACTTTCAGGCGTTTGGCTAGACATCATGATGGGACTTATGATAATTCGCAGGCACAGATGGATCAGGCGATAATTGCACTGAACCAGGAGTATCGTACATTG TATGGGTTACATTATCGAGGGAGTTGTGGGATGACCGTTGTAGTTTGTCATATGTGCGGTGGTTCCGGACATTTTGTTCGTGACTGTCCTTCAGCACCATTTGGTAATTTTACCTCTGGCCCGAACTACAGTAGATATCGGCCAGTTCAGAATGTTGGCGCCCGACAGAGCTATGATGGTAGTGGCAGTAGTAATCAGAGCTATGGTAGTAGTACTAATCAGAACTTCGGGGGTATCAGAGTTATGCAGTTGGATGGCAGAGGTAGCCAGAATTTTAGAGGAAGTGACAGCCGAAGTACTCAGTTTTCAACCCAGCAGCAGGCTGGAACATCTTCTGGTAGCAGTAATCAGATGAACCGAGCAGGGCGTAGTTCCAGAGGTCGTGGCGGTCGAAACAATAACGCTGGGTATCAGGTTCATGGGCGTATGAACGCCATGACTCAGCAGGAGGCTAAACAGGATCCTCGAGTTATCATCG GTTTTGATATGCTGATTCAAATGCCAAGTGGTGAATTGTTTTGTGCTCAGTGGCAATATCAGAATTGTCCAGTTATTGTGGAAGGGGAAAACTTAGAGGTTGATTTAATTCCTTTCAAACTGGCAAAGTTTGATGTTATTTTGAGAATGGATTGGCTATCTAAGCACCGACCGAATGTCACATGTTGGGAGAAAATTGTGACGTTCAATCGGCCAGGACTGCCAGCAGTTTCAATTATGGGTGAGCAACGTGTCCTCCCCAATAGTATTATTTCTGCCATTCAAGCAACAAGGTTGTTGAATAAGGGTTGTGTGGGGTTTTTAGCCCACGTAGTCGTGAAAGATGAATCTTCTTTGCGTCCAGAAGATGTGCCTGTTGTAAGGAATTTCATCGATGATTTACCGGGGTTGCCACATACGAGGGAAATTGAGTTCACTATCGATTTACTCCCAGGTACCAATCCTATTTCCTTGGCACCTTATCAAATGGCGTCAGCGGAGTTAAGAGAATTGAAGATCCAACTCCAGGAATTGGTAAACAAAGGTTACATCCAGCCGACTAAATCCCCATGGGGAGCTCCTGTGCTTTTTGTTAGAAAGAATGATGGATCAATGAGACTCTGTGTCGATTATAGGCAACTAAATCAGGTGACAGTGAAGAATCATTACCCACTGCCTCGgattgatgatttgtttgatcaattgAAAGGTGCTCAGGTATTTTCCAAAATTGATCTTCGATCGAGTTACCATCAGTTGAGGATTCGCGAGGATGATGTCCCGAAAACTGCTTTCCGTACAAGGTATGGGCATTATGAATTTCGTGTCATGCCTTTCGGATTgacaaatgcacctgcaaaatttatggatttgatgaacaaAGTCTTTAGACCGTATCTGGATCGGTttgtgattgtgttcattgatgACATTCTAATTTATTCTAAAAGTGTGATTGAGCACAAGAAGCATTTAAGGCTAGTGCTGGAACGATTAAGAGATGACTAG